The Streptomyces sp. 11x1 genomic sequence GCACCGGGCGGACGCGGACGTGCTCCGGCCGCGCCTCGTGGTGCGCGAAGGCCATGCGCAGGAACTCGTCGCCGAGCCCGTAACGCCCCCGCGCGTCCTGGTCGGCGAGCCCGGCCCGGCGCAGCGCGACCAGCGCCCGGTGCACCGTCGGCTTGGGGCTGCCGACCACCCGGGTCAGCTCCTCCAGACCCACCCCGCCCGGATACCTGGCCAGCTCCTTCAGGACCGCCAACACCCGGTCCGCCCCCACGAGACGGCCGCCCCCGGCACCCGTCGGGCCACCCTCCGCGGGGTCTGTCGCGCTCCCGTACGCCTGCGTATGCTTCATCGCGTTCCAGACTGTAGACCGCCGTACCGATAGTCGGAAGGAACTCCGGGTGACGCTCCGCAGCGCGCAGTGGTACGGGGGACAGGACCGCAACGCCTACATCCACCGGGCGTGGATGCGACGGGGCGTGCCGGGCGACGCCTTCACCGGACGGCCGCAGATCGCCATCGCCAACACTGCCTCGGACCTCACTCCCTGCAACGCGCATCTGGACGAGGTCGCAGCCTCGGTGCGCAACGGCGTGTACGAGGCGGGCGGTATCCCGCTGGACCTGCCGGTGGTGTCGCTCGGCGAGACGAACGTGCGGCCCACCGCGATGCTGTGGCGGAACATGGCCGCGATGGCCACGGAGGAGATGCTGCGGGCCAACCCCGTCGACGGCGTGGTACTCCTCGGCGGCTGCGACAAGACCATCCCCTCCCTGCTGATGGCCGCCGCCTCGGTGGATCTCCCCGCGGTCGTGGTCCCCGGCGGACCGATGCTCAACGGCACCTTCCGCGGCGCCCGGCTGGGCTGCGGCACCGGCGTGTGGCAACTCTCGGAGGAGGTCCGGGCGGGCACGCTCTCGCAGGAGCAGTTCGTACGTTCCGAGTCGGCGATGATCCGCAGCCGGGGCCACTGCAACACGATGGGCACCGCGTCGACGATGGCGCTGGTCGCCGAGGCGCTGGGCACGGTGGTGCCCGGTCTGGCCGGGACCCCCGCCGCCGACAGCCGGCTGCTGGAGGCCGCGCACCACACCGGCCGGCTGGCCGTGGACATGGTGGGCGCCGACCGGCGGCCGGGCACCTTCCTGACCGAGGCGTCCTTCCACAACGCGATCGTCGCCCTGGCGGCGATCGGCGGTTCCACCAACGCGGTCGTCCACCTCCTGGCGATCGCGGGCCGGTCGGGCGTCGACCTGACGCTGGACGACTTCGACCGCATCGGTTCCCGGGTGCCGGTCCTGGTCGACCTCCAGCCCGCCGGCCGCTTCCTGATGGAGGACCTGCACCGTGCCGGAGGGCTGCTCGCCGTCCTGCGGGAGGTCCGCGATCTGCTCGACCCCGACGCGCTGACCGTCACCGGCCGGCCGCTGGTCGACTTCCTCGACGACGCCCCCATCTGGGACGCCGAGGTCATCCGCACCCGCTCCGAACCGTTGGTCGCCGAGGGCGGCATCGCCGTCCTGCGCGGCAACCTCGCCCCCGACGGCGCGCTGATCAAACCCGCCGCCGCCTCACCGCACCTGCTCCGGCACCGGGGCCGGGCCGTCGTCTTCGACTCCATCGAGGACTTCCGCGCCCGTATCGACGACCCGGACCTCGACGTCGACGCCGACTCCGT encodes the following:
- a CDS encoding IlvD/Edd family dehydratase, with product MTLRSAQWYGGQDRNAYIHRAWMRRGVPGDAFTGRPQIAIANTASDLTPCNAHLDEVAASVRNGVYEAGGIPLDLPVVSLGETNVRPTAMLWRNMAAMATEEMLRANPVDGVVLLGGCDKTIPSLLMAAASVDLPAVVVPGGPMLNGTFRGARLGCGTGVWQLSEEVRAGTLSQEQFVRSESAMIRSRGHCNTMGTASTMALVAEALGTVVPGLAGTPAADSRLLEAAHHTGRLAVDMVGADRRPGTFLTEASFHNAIVALAAIGGSTNAVVHLLAIAGRSGVDLTLDDFDRIGSRVPVLVDLQPAGRFLMEDLHRAGGLLAVLREVRDLLDPDALTVTGRPLVDFLDDAPIWDAEVIRTRSEPLVAEGGIAVLRGNLAPDGALIKPAAASPHLLRHRGRAVVFDSIEDFRARIDDPDLDVDADSVLVLRGCGPKGYPGMPEVANMPLPKKLLEQGVRDMVRVCDGRMSGTAYGTVVLHVAPEAAAGGPLALVRTGDVVTLDVAARRIDVDVPADELAARTPDRATHDGFAAPRRGWERLYVDHVLQADTGADLDFLLGSSGSEVSRESH